The DNA sequence CATCTCACTTTCAATAAAACCAGCCGCGCTTAATTTTTTTAAATGAGCATCGAGATTGCCATCTGTAATTGAGAGCTTTGATTTGAGGTCTGCAAAACTTTCTCCTTTTACATAGAGCAAGATTGAAAGCCTTGTTCGCACCGGTTGATGAAATAGCGGGTCAAATTCTGGCAAGACATTCATGCTATCGCCTCTGTTTTCAAGAGCTTTTCAGTCGCTTCATCCCAGCGCCATAGTGGTTTCGTGTATTCAAGGTGAACGCCGCCAAACCATTGATCAAGTTTTATTAATTCCACAGCATCCCTTTTTCCATCCATGACCTTTTCACCTAGGTCTGTCAGTGAAAGTGTTTGATCTTTGAAATCTTTCATATCAATTTCATGATCTGGTGGGCTTAAGAATTTTCCGTTTGGACGGCACGATAAGAGAGGCTGCTCACCGTTACACATTTTGCTGATTTCTTTAAAATGCGTCCAATCGCCCATGAAAAAAACGGTTTCAGAATTCATGAACTCAAGGAAATTCTCCACCGGATTGGTCACACCATTTTTGACAAGTTCCAGGATCTTATTTTGTGTTTTGTTTAAGCCATTTTTGAGAGACGGATATTCTTCTAATTGACGTTTTAAAGCGGCTTTTAAAAAAGGAAGTGATGATAAATCAGTTTGAATATAGGCTTCCAGATGAATTGGGTCCGGTTCACAGAAGGCTTGCCAACCAGCTTTGGCAACCTTTAAATGCTCTTCAGTAATTAGCTTTTTTATCGGCCTTAACGTTTCAATTTGCTCTGGTGTTAATTGCCCGAGACCTCTGAATGGAACGATGTTTTCATATTCATTGATGCAGATGATGCTTAGTTTTGTTTCTTTTAAATCTACACCCGAAAAGAAGTTTAAGATTTGAAGAATTTGCAATTGATCAAGCAAATCATGTTCGAACCAAAGGATGACTTCTTCATAATTTTTAAAAGCCTTTAGGTGCTCATCCCTAATTTCAAAATCACGCGTAACATCACTTAATGGCATTGCTGGACCTGAGAAATACTCGGCTCTTATTTTTGAGTGTTCTTCTAAGCTCATCCCCTTAGGGAACGGACCGGATTGCATCGTGTCGCGCCAGGGGAGTACATCACCTTCAATGTTTACTGCTTTCAATAAGCTGCCGGCTCCGTCGCCATTGGTAATATTTAATGTGTTTCCCATACTCTGAAGTAACTCCTAGATATTTATTTTCAATCAGACAAAGCTATTTAACTCTGCAAATCAGAGTTACTCTGTAACACAGAGCACTTATCTACTCAAGCCAATTCATTAGATTGCTCCAAACACAAAAAAGCACCCTCATTTCAATGAGAGTGCTTTTTAGTTGCGCTTCAGATGCCCACTTCGCATCCGCGTTTTTTAGTTGCGCTCCAGATGCCCACTTTGCATCCGCGTTTTTTAGTTGCGCTCCAGATACCCACTTCGCATCCGCGCTGTTCTTTCACCTATTTCGGAGAAAACTTATTTGTTTTAGGGAAGCCTTTTGGTGGCATTCTTCCGGCAGACGCTCTTGTGCCTTGCCATTCCATCAAGCCATCTGCTTTGCAATTTCGCCCAGCGCTATCAACCCAAGTGAGGCCTTCTTTTTTATGGAAGGTTTTAATGTCTGAGAGGCCGCCATCTTTGTATTTTTGCAAACGGACGCCCTTACCTCTGGTCATCTCATTGAGTTCATCCAATGGGAAGACAACCATTTTGCGGTTTTCACCAATGACGGCGACCATATCACCATCAACGATTGAACAGCTCACGGCTTCATCTGGTTCTTTGACATTGAGAACCTGTTTGCCTTTTCTGGTTCCAGCGATCACTTCATCTTCGCCGACGATAAAGCCATTACCCTGATGTGAGGCAACGAGGCGCTTGCGGCCGGCTGTATAGATGAAGCCAGTGACGATGTCTGAAGTGGCTTCAAGGTCGATCATGATACGAACTGGTTCACCATGGCCGCGGCCACCTGGCAATTTATCAACGCCGAGCGTGAAGAACTTACCGTTTGTGGCGAACAGCACAAGCTTGTCTGTGGTCATGGCCTGAACGGCGAACTTCAACTCATCGCCTGCTTTGTACGTCACTTTAGAGAGATCATCTTGATGACCTTTCAGTGCTCTGACCCAGCCTTTTTGCGAGACGACAACCGTGACCGGTTCTTTCTCGATCATGGCTTCGTCAAGATCAATATCAATTTCAACGGCGTCTTCAAAGTTTGAGCGACGTTTGCCCATTTCTGTTTTCTTACCGAACTTGCCCTTCGTGTCTTTGATTTCTTCTGCAATACGTTTCCACTGTAGATCATCAGATGCTAGAAGTGCTTTCAGCTCTTTCAGCTCTTTCGATAAGTCTTTGTGCTCGGTTTTGATTTCCATTTCTTCAAGCTTGCGCAAGGCACGCAATCTCATGTTCAAAATAGCTTCGGCTTGCACATCGCTAAGCTTGAAGGTTTTCATCAGAACCGCTTTGGGCTCATCTTCTTCCCGAACGATGCGAATGACTTCATCGAGGTTCAGGTATGCAATCAAATAACCATCGAGAATTTCAAGGCGGTGTTCGATTTTGCCTTTGCGGAAGTTTGAGCGGCGAACAAGCACTTCTTTGCGGTGGGCAAGCCATTCTGTCAGAACGCCTTTGATGCCCAGTACATTTGGAATTTGCCCTTTAGAAAGCACGTTCATATTGAGTGAAATTCTATTTTCTAAGTCCGTTGTTTTAAACAACGTCTCCATCAAGACGACAGGATCAACTGAGCG is a window from the Hyphomicrobiales bacterium 4NK60-0047b genome containing:
- the parC gene encoding DNA topoisomerase IV subunit A: MSKKTKDNNVSGGDLVPETIELRTALEERYLSYAMSTIMHRALPDVRDGLKPVHRRLLYAMQQLRLDPEGGYKKCARVVGDVMGKFHPHGDQAIYDAMVRLAQTFSVRYTLVEGQGNFGNVDGDNAAAMRYTEAKMTEMAMALLDGIKEDTVDFRETYDGQEEEPVVLPASFPNLLANGSSGIAVGMATNIPPHNVEELCNAALHLIKFPNASTKKLVELVPGPDFPTGGVIVEKQEAIEEAYETGRGGFRVRAKWEKEETSRGNYQIVITEIPYQVQKSRLIEKIAELMSLKKLPLLADIRDESAEDIRVVLEPKNRSVDPVVLMETLFKTTDLENRISLNMNVLSKGQIPNVLGIKGVLTEWLAHRKEVLVRRSNFRKGKIEHRLEILDGYLIAYLNLDEVIRIVREEDEPKAVLMKTFKLSDVQAEAILNMRLRALRKLEEMEIKTEHKDLSKELKELKALLASDDLQWKRIAEEIKDTKGKFGKKTEMGKRRSNFEDAVEIDIDLDEAMIEKEPVTVVVSQKGWVRALKGHQDDLSKVTYKAGDELKFAVQAMTTDKLVLFATNGKFFTLGVDKLPGGRGHGEPVRIMIDLEATSDIVTGFIYTAGRKRLVASHQGNGFIVGEDEVIAGTRKGKQVLNVKEPDEAVSCSIVDGDMVAVIGENRKMVVFPLDELNEMTRGKGVRLQKYKDGGLSDIKTFHKKEGLTWVDSAGRNCKADGLMEWQGTRASAGRMPPKGFPKTNKFSPK
- a CDS encoding transcriptional regulator; this translates as MNVLPEFDPLFHQPVRTRLSILLYVKGESFADLKSKLSITDGNLDAHLKKLSAAGFIESEMVIGDTQKSTRPYTVYELSPSGKKAFKKYLKALEKILDLSQKR